The genomic segment CACCTTCCTTCGAAGTTCAAGTCACCTAGAAATCTCTCAGTTCGTGCATCCAATGATGATTCAGGTCCCCTTTTTCTTCATCTATCTCCTTAAACATATACACAACATCATCTTTTactaaaacttcttttttttttctttccttttctttcttttaatggaTTTTGCAGTAGTGACTCTACTTGATTATGGTGCTGGAAATGTCCGTAGTGTCCGAAACGCCATTCGTCATCTCGGTTTCCAAATCAAAGatgtgctattttttatttatttttttaattcatcttttTTGAGTAAATGTAAGTAATgcaataataatttatgattttattttggaaaaatgaaataaaatcaaacaggTGCAAACTCCGAAAGACATTCTAAATGCAAGGCGTCTTATATTTCCTGGTGTTGGGGCTTTTGCACCTGCTATGGATGTCCTTAACAACACTGGGTTTGTCTTTCTGTCTGTCTTTTCTCTTTTCCAATTGTTGCTGTTTGTGCTAATATTTAAcaatccatttcttttttgtattaaCATTTGCAGGATGGGCGAAGCACTCTGTACCTATATTCAGAATGATCGCCCTTTTTTAGGCATCTGTCTTGGGCTTCAGCTACTTTTCGAGTCCAGCGAGGAGAATGGTCCAGGTCAGTCTCGTATTTTTTTCTGCTAAATTGGAAGCTTTGACATtgttctttctctattttttttttccttttccttataGAGTATTTGAATATCTGCATTTGTCTCAGTGGGTGGTCTTGGTCTGATTCCTGGCGTGGTGGGGCGGTTTGACTCCTCAAATGGTTTCAGAGTACCTCATATTGGCTGGAATGCTTTGCAAATCACTAAAGACTCTGAAATTTTGGATGACATTGGAAACCGCCATGTGTATTTTGTTCACTCTTACCGTGCCATGCCAGTGCGTCTTTCTTTTTCTCGTCTCATCGTATCAGTTATCTTGTTGCATAATTCTGCTATGCGTATATTTGGTTTATGAGCATTCCTTTGCagtcaaatgaaaataaagagtGGATTTCCTCTACCTGCAATTATGGTGATGAATTTATAGCTTCTGTTAGAAAGGGAAAAGTGCATGCTGTTCAATTCCATCCAGAGAAGAGTGGAGGCAAGCTGTTCATAACctctacttttctttttcttcaacatatggattgttaacatgattaaattTCAGCTCCACTTTGTAAACAATCTTGAGGCATTTTGTTGCCCCTCTTCGTTCAAGAAGGGggttgtttttttccttcaagaCTTTACCATTGGATTTGGATACTTTCTGCCCTAATGATCTTGAATCTCTTGTATATACAGTGAAGAATGTATGAAAAGTATATATAgaatcattttcttgttttctgcTTGAGATTAGGTGGTTAATTCTCTCTGATATGCTGTACAGTAACTAATTTTGCATATGAATGTTAATAAGACTGTCTATTTAACATTGATTGATATGATCTAAAATGAATTTCACAGATGTTGGTCTTTCAGTATTGAGGCGCTTTTTGCTTCCAAAGTCATCTCTGACAGAGGTAGACTCTGTACTCTGAAATTGATGCAACTTCAATGTCTCTTGACTTCTTTATTGAAACATCTAATGAAATGAAACTTTATTTGAAGACAGAAGCGTACTGAAAGGAAAGCATCAAAACTTGCAAAGAGGGTAATATTTCCCGAACTTAAGTTTTATCTaagttgttttgaattttcctTGTCCCTGCTACAAATCTTGTTTTGTGACTACACTGAGTCTGAATGGCTCTCATGGTTTTTCATCCTTTGAATTTGGCATCTGTttggatttgagtttttttaacacAGAGATTTAAGAACTGCTGTATGTTGAGGCGATTTCTGCGAGATAACACAATTTTTTATTGCCATTTAAAGGGATTATAAATACTTTTTCTCAGCTGATAATCAGTGGGACTGTagtttcctctctctctctctcgctctcccctttttaatttcagttttcttttcttttaggaaGGATATCCATTTTGTTTGTTCTCCTAGTTCTttcagataaataaaaattctattgaAGATATACATGAGGCATGATTACATGGAGGAGAACAAGGCATCCTCTAGAAGTATGAGTACATATGcagaatatcaaaataaaagggCCTTCCTGTTGCTTTGTGTGTCAAATAAAGAAAGTCCTAGAAAGGTTCCTGAGGAATTTCACCATAAGGAAGCAAAATGACAATTCTATACCACAGCAAATGCACACATGAATGCACTCGAACTAATCATTTTTATCCAAGTATGTGTATGTGTGTTCTTCATAAGGTCCTATGCTCAGTGATATTGCTTCTCTTTAGGTAATTGCTTGTCTTGATGTGAGGACAAATGACGAAGGAGATCTTGTTGTAACCAAAGGAGACCAGTACGATGTAAGAGAACATGCAGAAAAGAATGAGGTATGGCGAAGAATACCACTTGCAATGTGTGGGATTGGCATGTGACTAGAGACCACTGCATGTTGAAAGTgctagtagaaaaaaatagtgCCAGAACTTTGTGAAACCTTGAAATGGGCCAAAGATATACACATTTTAAGCAAACATACATCTTGCATTTTTCAATTACCTTGTTAAATGCTTTAGCTGTTTTGTCTGTTTCTTTCTTGGACATGCTTCTGAAGTTCATTTCTTAAGGTTGGAATCCTTTATCTTTGATggattattgttttcaattgaCAATGAATGCTGGAATTGTGGAATCGAATTACTCATTGTGATTTCAGTTAAATTTTAAGGTGAATGTTCTTGTGTTGTGCTGATGGATTAATGCCTTCACctgaaaaaaagaagcttttgaTTCTATTTAGCcaagaaaaagggaaagaagTTGATGATTCTAAGTGAATGCACTTATTTGGTCTCAATCTTTTCCTGAATTGTAACCATCGGTGAAAATATGTATTTGCATCTCATTAATGGTATTATTGATGAGAGTTTTTTAGGTTAGAAACCTTGGCAAGCCAGTGGAACTTGCTGGAAAGTATTACAAAGACGGTGCTGATGAGGTATGCTTTCTTTACCtgatttaatttgatccatATACTGCCAAGGAGCGGTAATAATGTGCTTAACATGCTATTGTTGAATTTCAGGTTAGTTTTTTGAATATCACTGGCTTCCGCGACTTTCCCTTGGGTGATTTGCCAATGTTGCAGGTTGGTTTTGTAGCTATTTAATTACAtgctaaaaataagaaaattgttGGTAACTTGTAGACAGAAGTATCATTTATccataattttaattgttttgccATGCTCTTGAAGGTTTTGAGATGCGCTTCAGAAAATGTTTTTGTACCGTTGACAGTTGGAGGTGGAATTAGAGATTTTACTGATTCCAATGACAGGTATGATTTCAGTGTTATGTGGCAGATCAATCTTACAGCCCAACATTTTTCCAACTTGTATGCATACAATCTTTCCCATAATTTCCCCAATATATAGTTTCCTTGTCGTCTTCACGTGTCATTAATGATTAGTTAGGTGCGTAGGCATATTATCATTAAGTCATTCTCCGTTCAGGTATTATTCTAGCTTGGAAGTTGCATCCGAATATTTCAGGTCTGGGGCTGATAAGATATCTATTGGAAGTGATGCAGTCCATGCTGCAgaagaatatttaaaaactaaGGTATGCAATTGCTGTAGAATCACTAAACAAGAACAGAGATCAACATAACTAATTCTCTTAGGAaaactcaatttatttgatcaatAGTTTTAACAACTGAATGTCTAGGTAGGTGCATATTTATAGcaccaaaccaaataaaataaggaaaggTAAAATGTAATGATAAtgggaaattttaaaaaattgattagaaaaacctaacaaataagaaataaacTAGATTGTTATTTGAAGTACTAGATAATAAGTACTAATGCCCCTAAATAACACTAATATCTAGAATAATCATACAACACTAAAGTGcctaaataatcaaatatcaaTTCCCATTTTGTCTTTCTTCATTCCCCATCATCAGCACTTCCCAGTATTTGATTTACTTATAAGTTCTGTTTGGTTCACATCCTTGTGTATTTCCTCCTAATTGCCCTTGGACTCCACTTGTAGGTAAAGACTGGGAAGAGCAGCATAGAACAGATATCAAGAGTCTATGGAAATCAGGTAAATTCCTGTGTAGTTTGAAATATTTGAACCACCATACTCTTGGAAAGAGGAGTTGCCTTTGTAACATATAAATGCTCTTAATGGGTGTCTAGAGTAGCAGAGGATAAAAGGATGCAGATATTCACATGTTTGATTTAGATGAATCTTGTCAAATGATTATGATTGACTAACTGTGAATTGTATCATTTTACTAACTGAAATTCAGTTTCCAGTTTGGTTCCTTACATGTATTCATGAACAAAATATAGTTCACTGGGTTTGGATGGCTTCTCCTCGGCAAATCTTGCTCTTCTAGCATATAATGATTTTATGTTGGTTGGATCCCTCTTCCATTTTTGTGATCAATTCTTTCTTTCCTCCTTTAATTTCTGTACAACTGCAACCGGGAGATGGAAATATAAGATTTTCTGGCACCTGTCAAGGTACAAAGACATGATAGTGTTAGCTAATCTGATTAGGTTTTCACaccatttcaattttatcacaTCGGTAGAAGAACAGATATGGTAATTGTAAAAGTTTGTGTTTGCAAAGTTGGCTTATATGTTATTGCCAAGTGTGCTTATAGAATGTTATCAGTATTGCTGGAAAACATAGATCAAGTTGTCTTTCTAGTGACATGACAGGAGATAATACTTGATTGCAGGCAGTTGTTGTAAGTATTGACCCTCGTAGAGTGTACCTCAATGATCCTAGTGATGTGGAGTTCAAGTCAATTAGGTTGACTAACCCAGGTAAGAAGAATTTGTTTCTGCTAGCTCCTTTTACTTCCTTGAAATCTGCTATTGAATACATATTTACTGGTTGTTCATGGTATTCTTTAAATCCATAAGATCCAAAAAGCCCTTGCGATTGGTTCAAGTGCTAAAATGGTGGAATGAGGGTGTGGTAGATCCTATATAATAAGAAATTTTCCAAGTAAAGATAATAGTGATGTTAATAATAACAAGATCCCGAGTCTCACTAGATATCTAATGGATCGTCTTTCATTTAAGTTTAACTGTTATTCATCATTTACCTTTTTTGTTTCCAAGATTTTAAACTTGCTTTTAACTCTTACCATCTAGTTTCCTTCTTATGCTGCCAAATGAATTTCTCGACAAGCATAATGTGTGCATACATGCATAAGAGAGTTATGCGCTTAGATTCGTTCTCTGTAATCAGATTGTATGTCGAATGGTTATTAGGTTTTCACAATTGTGTCAGGTCCAAATGGAGAAGAATATGCCTGGTATCAATGCACGGTAAGCTTTATTTCTTAATGCAATTAAAACTGAATCTTAATTCTGGAACgttggtattttttaattacaccGTGTTTGACTTGATTTCTAGCCATCATTCTGGCAAAATGATTGAGATTTTAAAAGCTCTAGCATGCACGTGTCTGTCATGCTAGCTTGCCATTTACATATTTGTTTGGGTGAATACATGTATGTAAAACCGAGGTAAAATTTCTGCTTCTATTGCAAGATAGTAGGGTTCCTACACCAGGAAGGACAAAGTGGGTCATAGAAGAATGttaattttctctctcaacTGACATGCCCTTTAATTTCCAGATGCTACTCTTGTCATTGTCAGTCTACACTTAGTTCATTCATATGCTCAAATAACTTCACTACCTTTAGAAgactataaattaaatatgttcCTGAATCGTCAAATTTTAGTCAGCCAAACAGAATTTTGACATAACCACCACGACCTTGACTTCAGTGCTGATGGTGGGTTGCATGtggtaattttaatttgacatGCTACAAATTCCCCGCACAGGCCAAAATTAACTGATCATTTCTTtcacttcttttctttcccaTCTGTTAAGGTTAATGGTGGGCGAGAAGGTCGACCAATTGGAGCTTATGAACTTGCAAAAGCAGTTGAAGAGCTGGGGGCTGGAGAAATATTACTGAATTGCATTGACTGTGATGGTGAGGACTCTTACTTCTCAGGGAAAGGCCTGTATCAACTAGATTttctgcaataaaaaaatggaataatCTTGGAGAAAGAGTACTGCCCTGAAGCTTCTTTAAAGAGGCTAGGATGATTCTTCTCTTACTATTTCTTCAGAAAATGTGcataactgattttttttttttttttgtcttcctgAAAGTGATGGCATTAGTTTGTGGTTGTCAATGATATGAAGACTGTTTCAATACTATTTTAATGGGTTCTAGAGGCTTTATTGTTCTCTTCAGTGCATGTGCATTCATATATTCTGTTTGGTGTTCTACTGAATCGATATTCTGTTTCTTTCAATTCTCAAAATTACTTGTGTTGCCTTTCAGGTCAAG from the Populus nigra chromosome 1, ddPopNigr1.1, whole genome shotgun sequence genome contains:
- the LOC133698878 gene encoding imidazole glycerol phosphate synthase hisHF, chloroplastic-like — encoded protein: MEAAPFTSPPTSSFKTPSISSSSSLISLSKNFSRNHLPSKFKSPRNLSVRASNDDSVVTLLDYGAGNVRSVRNAIRHLGFQIKDVQTPKDILNARRLIFPGVGAFAPAMDVLNNTGMGEALCTYIQNDRPFLGICLGLQLLFESSEENGPVGGLGLIPGVVGRFDSSNGFRVPHIGWNALQITKDSEILDDIGNRHVYFVHSYRAMPSNENKEWISSTCNYGDEFIASVRKGKVHAVQFHPEKSGDVGLSVLRRFLLPKSSLTEKRTERKASKLAKRVIACLDVRTNDEGDLVVTKGDQYDVREHAEKNEVRNLGKPVELAGKYYKDGADEVSFLNITGFRDFPLGDLPMLQVLRCASENVFVPLTVGGGIRDFTDSNDRYYSSLEVASEYFRSGADKISIGSDAVHAAEEYLKTKVKTGKSSIEQISRVYGNQAVVVSIDPRRVYLNDPSDVEFKSIRLTNPGPNGEEYAWYQCTVNGGREGRPIGAYELAKAVEELGAGEILLNCIDCDGQGKGFDIDLIKMISDAVSIPVIASSGAGAVEHFSDVFSKTNASAALAAGIFHRKEVPIRSVKEHLLKEGIEVRI